DNA from Halorarum salinum:
GCGACGCCCGCGATCGCGCCGAACCCGGAACGGAACGCCGCCTCGACGATCCCCAGGGCGACGATGCCGAAGACGATCGTGAAGCCGGCGATGAAGCTCGTCGCGACGAGTTCGAGCGTCGACTGGCCGAGGCGTCGCTCGCCCTCCTCGACGGCCCGCTCGAATACCTCCGAGGGCGTCGGCGGGACTCCCACGCTCAAGCGTCGCTCCAGACGGGGAAAACGTCCGGCCCTGCAGGCCACGGGTGCCGACGGTCCGCCGTGCGGTGACGGCCCGGCTCGGTTCGGGAGCCTGGAAGGGGTCACGGGGCGGGCGCGGGAATCGGGTTCGGGCCGTCGAAAGAACGGGATTCAGGCCGTCGGAACGTCGTACTCGCGCGCGCGGCGGCGGACGGCCGCCGCGTCGCCGGTCAACAGCTCGCCGTCCCGGTAGAGCACCTCGCCGTCGACCATCGTGAACTCGACGTCGTCGCCGTGGGCGGCGAACACCAGATGGGAGAGCGGGTCGTGGAGCGGGGTCGCCCTCGTCACGTCGGTCGTGAGGCCGACGACGTCCGCCTTCCACCCCTCCCGAAGCCTGCCGACGCGCTCGAAGCCCGCCGCGCGGGCGCCGTTCTCGGTCGCCATCTCGAAGACGAGTTCCGCCGGGGTCGCGGTCGCGTCCAGTTCCGACACCTTCTGGAGCAGGCTCGCCTGCCGCATCTCCGTGAACGGGTCGAGCGTGTTGTTACAGGGCGGCCCGTCGTTGCCGAGCGCGACGTTGACCCCCCGGCGCACGTAGTCCGGGACCGGCGCGATGCCGGAGGCGAGTTTCATGTTCGAGGACGGGCAGTAGGTGACGTGGGTTCCGGTCTCCGCGAGGAGTTCGCGCTCGGACTCGTCGGTGTGGACGCAGTGGGCGAGCACCACGTCCTCGCCGGTGAGTCCCACCTCGTCGAGCCAGTGGACGTTCCGCATCCCCGTGTCCTTCTCCACGGCGGCGATCTCGTCGCGGTTCTCGCTGGCGTGGGTGTGGATCCGCACGCCGTCGTGTGCGTCCGCGAGTTCGCGCGCGCCGCGGAGGCACTCCTCGGTGCAGGAGACGGCGAAGCGCGGGGTGACCGCGTACCTGATGCGGCCCCCGCCTTCGCCGTGATAGCGCCGGATCAGCTCCTCGGACTCGGCGAGCGCCTCGTCGGCGTCCTCGCGCAGGCCGTCGGGGGAGTCGCGGTCCATCAGCACCTTCCCCATCCGCGCCCGGATGCCGAGTTCCTCGGCCGCCTCGAACGCCTCGGCGGCGTGGTGCACCGAGAGGTGGTCGATGACGGCGGTGACGCCGGACTCGATGCACTCGAGGTAGCCGAGTTCGGCGCCCAGCCGCATCCCCTCGGCGTCGAGGCCCGCCTCCATCGGGAGCACGTGGTCGAACAGCCAGTCGAGCAGCGGGACGTCGTCGGCGATGCCGCGGCCGAGCGACTGGACGGAGTGGACGTGGCCGCCGACGACGCCCGGGGCGATCACGTCGTAGCCCGTACGCTCGTGGTCGGGGAACTC
Protein-coding regions in this window:
- a CDS encoding 5'-deoxyadenosine deaminase, with translation MLLAGTVIADSETVIEDGAVVVEGDTVVAVGDRAALADEFPDHERTGYDVIAPGVVGGHVHSVQSLGRGIADDVPLLDWLFDHVLPMEAGLDAEGMRLGAELGYLECIESGVTAVIDHLSVHHAAEAFEAAEELGIRARMGKVLMDRDSPDGLREDADEALAESEELIRRYHGEGGGRIRYAVTPRFAVSCTEECLRGARELADAHDGVRIHTHASENRDEIAAVEKDTGMRNVHWLDEVGLTGEDVVLAHCVHTDESERELLAETGTHVTYCPSSNMKLASGIAPVPDYVRRGVNVALGNDGPPCNNTLDPFTEMRQASLLQKVSELDATATPAELVFEMATENGARAAGFERVGRLREGWKADVVGLTTDVTRATPLHDPLSHLVFAAHGDDVEFTMVDGEVLYRDGELLTGDAAAVRRRAREYDVPTA